A single region of the Eriocheir sinensis breed Jianghai 21 chromosome 53, ASM2467909v1, whole genome shotgun sequence genome encodes:
- the LOC126983291 gene encoding uncharacterized protein LOC126983291, whose protein sequence is MAETQAPPSRPPRPPKTQGTGRTQKESLEGVDEEILTLYELLERQGLTGRQWEEVTQPLVEAVNKAHFRRRLSLAIRAFVIVTALLLFFYLLLQVSWVQRIGTVAFRNFLLMLLPRWDWTRIYYSDCFITNPYYVSRALIEEDCNVCESLERMDRLSNVSSLVVSEDYLKNDVPFIVTDAMEDWPVMNTDDFWFDNVTEVYLGEELKNVYPCELTSNLRLRPDDLRSFLKKIHNPDIHRWYGHWENCNKKAAKALRQLYRRPYFIPHMVDLSDSNWVLISSDFKGKVYKEVNFQTELLWVAQVRGWSRVRLVPREPCDHFCPELLDDLTEGQMVVVTNLLWKFEYIPGEHTDNLGIAVGGFWT, encoded by the exons ATGGCAGAGACCCAAGCCCCGCCCAGCCGCCCGCCGCGCCCCCCGAAGACCCAGGGCACCGGTAGGACGCAGAAGGAGTCACTGGAGGGCGTGGACGAGGAAATCCTGACCTTGTATGAGCTTCTGGAGCGACAAGGG cTGACGGGGCGGCAGTGGGAGGAGGTGACACAGCCGCTGGTGGAGGCTGTCAACAAGGCTCACTTCAGGAGGCGGCTGTCCCTCGCCATCAGAGCCTTCGTCATCGtcaccgccctcctcctcttcttctacctcctcctccag GTGTCATGGGTGCAGAGGATTGGCACGGTGGCCTTCAGAAACTTCCTCCTGATG TTGTTGCCTCGCTGGGACTGGACGAGGATCTACTACTCGGACTGTTTCATCACCAACCCTTACTACGTGAGCCGCGCCCTGATTGAGGAGGACTGCAAT GTGTGTGAATCCCTGGAGCGCATGGATCGGCTGTCCAACGTGTCTTCCTTGGTGGTGTCGGAGGACTACCTCAAGAACGACGTGCCCTTCATCGTGACGGACGCCATGGAGGACTGGCCCGTCATGAATACCGACGACTTCTGGTTCGACAACGTGAccgag GTGTACCTTGGCGAGGAGCTCAAGAACGTTTACCCCTGTGAGCTGACCTCCAACCTGCGCCTGCGACCTGATGACCTGCGCAGCTTCCTCAAAAAGATCCACAACCCAGACATCCATCGCTGGTACGGACACTG GGAGAACTGCAACAAGAAGGCAGCCAAGGCCCTACGTCAGCTGTACCGGCGGCCGTATTTCATCCCGCACATGGTGGACCTCTCCGACTCCAACTGGGTCCTCATCTCCTCGGACTTCAAGGGCAAGGTGTATAAGGAG GTGAACTTCCAGACGGAGCTGCTGTGGGTGGCTCAGGTGCGAGGGTGGAGTCGCGTCCGTTTGGTGCCCCGGGAGCCCTGCGACCACTTCTGCCCCGAGCTGCTGGATGACCTAACAGAGGGCCAGATGG TCGTGGTGACCAATCTGCTCTGGAAGTTCGAGTACATCCCGGGTGAACACACGGACAACCTCGGCATAGCTGTGGGGGGGTTTTGGACCTAG